The window GCGGGGTCAGCACCACCGCCGCGAGGGTCGAGGCCATGGTCATCGCCACCGACAGCGCCACATGCCCGCGCGCGATATAGGTGACGATGTTCGACGCGGTGCCGCCCGGGCAGCAGGCCACTAGAATAAGCCCTACCGCCAGCCCCGGCTCCAGCCCCAGCATTTTGGCGACCGCAAAGCCCGACAGCGGCATGATGGTGAATTGCAGCGCCACCCCGGCCAGCAGCGCGCGCGGCATTTTCGCGAGGCCGCGATAATCCTCGAAGGTCAGGGTGAGGCCCATCGCCAGCATGATCACGCCGAGCGCAAGGCTCAGGAGCGACTGGCCCGCGACCGAAATCCGCCCGTCGGTCATCCAGGTAAAGGCGGACGGAAAAAACCACGCAAGCGCGACGCCCGCGATCGTCAGACCTGCGAAATTGTTCGTGATCCTGTTCAGCATGGCGCGCCTTCCCTTGGGGTGCCGACCCTAATCGACCAACGACGCTTCACCCCCTAGCAATATCACCTCGCCCCGCTAGTCTCCCGCGCCGACAGAGGGAGACTTTTCATGCGTTATCTTGCCGCCACCCTGCTTGCCGGGGCCGCCGTCATGGCCTCGCCCGTTGCCGCTGCGCCGAAGGGCAAGGATGCCAAGGCGGACGAGAGCTGGAGCGTCGAGGCACCCAAGGGTGCGGTGATCAAGCAGGTGCCGATCAGCACGGAAGAAGGCACCTGGATGGATGTCGATGTCTCGCCCGACGGCCAGACGCTCGCCTTCACCCTGCTCGGCGATATCTACACCATGCCGATTACCGGCGGTACGCCGACCCGCATTTCCGAAGGCCTTTCCTGGGATGTGCAGCCGCGCTTTTCGCCCGATGGCACCCGCATCGCCTTCACCAGCGACCGCGGCGGCGGGGACAATATCTGGGTGATGAACCGTGACGGCTCGGACAAGCGGCAGGTGACCAAGGAGGACTTCCGCCTTCTGAACCAGCCGGCCTGGTCGCCCGACGGGCGCTACATCGCGGCCAAGAAGCACTTTACCACCGAGCGTAGCGCCGGCACGGGCGAGATCTGGCTCTACCACGTCAGCGGCGGCGGCGGGGTGCAGGTGGTCGAGCGCGCCAACGAGCGGCTGCAGAAGGAGCTGGGCGAACCCGTTTTCGCGCCCGACGGCTCGGCGATCTACTACACCCGCAACACCACTGGCGGGAACGTATTCGATTATGCGCAGGATTCGAACGCGGGCATCTTCGCGATCGAGCGCAAGGATCTGGCGACCGGTGAGGTGACCACCGCGGTCTCCGGCTATGGTGGCGCGGTGCGCCCCGCGCCTTCGCCCGATGGCAAGCAGATCGCCTTTGTCCGGCGCGACAAGGACCAGACCCAGCTATGGGTGAAGGACCTCGCCAGCGGACGCGAGGCGATGGTCTTCGGGAAGCTTGATCTTGATGTACAGGAGACCTGGGCGGTCACCGGGGTCTATCCCAATATCGACTGGCTGCCCGATAGCAGCGCCATCATCTTCTGGGCGGGCGGCAAATTGAACCGCGTGAACCGCGACGGCACCGGCCATGCGGTGATCCCCTTCAAGGTCAACGACACCCGCGCCGTCGCCAATGCGCCGCATCCGGTGATCGAGGTTGCGCCCGAGACTTTCACCACCACCATGCCGCGCTTTGCGATGCTCTCGCCCGACGGGGCCAGCGTCGTGTTCGAAACGCTCGGCAAACTCCACACCAAATCGGCCAGAGGCAAGGACCTGCCGCGCCCGCTGACCGGTGACAGCGCCGATGTGATCGAAGCCTTCCCCGCCTTCAGCCGCGATGGCGGCGCGCTCGCCTATGTCCGCTGGAGCGATGACAAGCTCGGCGAAATCGTGCTGGCCGATGCGCAGGGGCAGAACCGCCGCGTGCTCGTCGGCCCGGGGCATTACGGCAATCTCGCCTTCTCGCCCGACGGGGCGATGATCGCCTTCGAAAAGCGCGAGGGCGGATACCTGACCTCGCCCGATTTCTCGCAAGACCCGGGCGTCTATGTCATGCCTGTCGCCGGGGGAGAGCCGCGGCTGGTCACCCGTGACGGAGCCAACCCGCAATGGGGCGCTGCGTCCGATCGCCTGTTCATGCTGGGCCGCGAAGATGGCGGGCTGGCGCTGGTCTCGACCGACCTCAATGGCGAGGCAAAGCGCGTCCATGCCAAGGGCGATCTTGCCAATGATCTGCGCATCGCGCCCGATGGCCGCACCATCGCCTTCCGCCAGAATTACGAGGTCTTCGCGATGCCGCTGGTGCCCGGCGGCAAGCCGGTCGATGTCAGCGAAAGCGGCGGATCGCTGCCCGTCACCAAGGTCAGCACCGGGGGTGCGGACTATCTCGGCTGGGCGCGCGGGGGCGAAACGCTTTTCTGGTCGATCGGCCCGTCCTTGCAGAGCGCCAATGTCAGCGAACTCTTCGCCAATGCGCCCAAAGCCGAGGGTGACAAGACAGCCGCCTACACCCCGCCCACCACCGGCATTCCTCTGGGCGTGACGGTGCAGAAGGCCAAGCCCACCGGCACCACCGTCATCACCGGCGCGCGGGTGCTGACCATGCGCGCAGGCCTTGCGGCGGATGATGCCGGCGTGATCGAGAACGGCATGATCGTGATCGAAGGCGACCGGATCACCGGCGTCCACGATGCTACCACGGTCAAGATCGCCTTCCCGGAAGGCACCCGCTTCATCGATGCCAGCGGCAAGACCATCATGCCCGGCCTCGTCGATGCCCATGCCCATGGTGCCTACGGGGTGGGCGATCTCATCCCGCAGCAGAACTGGACGCTGTTGCAGGACCTCGCGCTCGGCGTGACGACGGTGCACAATCCGTCCTCGCAGGCGAGCACCGTCTTCGCCGCCGCCGAACGCCAGCGCGCCGGCCTCACCACCGGGCCGCGCATCTTCTCGACCGGGGAGATCATCTACGGCGCCAAGGCTCCGGATGTTTACGCGCGGATCGACAGCTACGAGGATGCGCTCGCGCACGTGCGCCGGATCAAGGCGCAGGGCGGCATCTCGGTGAAGAACTACAACCAGCCGCGCCGCGAACAGCGCCAGATGGTGGTGCGCGCCGCGGCGGCCGAGAACATGCTGGTCGTCGCAGAGGGCGGTTCGCTGTTCGGGATGGACATGAACATCGTTGCCGATGGCAATTCGACGCTCGAGCATAATGTTCCGGTCGATGTGTTCTACAACGATGTGCTGCAGTTCTTCGGGCAGGCGAACACCAATTACACGCCGACGCTGGTGGTCACCTATGGCGGCCTTGCGGGCGATCCCTATTGGCGGCAGGCGACCAATGTCTGGGAAAACCCGCTGATGGTGCACACCCCGCCCAAGATGCTGCTGGCCGATACCGGACGACGCACCACGGCGCCCGACTGGGCCTTCGTTGACGACAACAACGCACGCGAGGCGCGCAAGCTGGCCCAGCGCGGGGTCAAGGTCAGCATCGGGGCTCACGGCCAGCAGGCCGGTATCGGCGCGCATTGGGAGCTGTGGAGCTTCGCGCGCGGCGGGATGAGCTCGGTCGAGGCATTGAAGGCGGGCACGATCACCTCCGCGCAATCGCTCGGCATGGCCAAGGATATCGGCAGCATCGAGGCGGGCAAGCTGGCCGATCTCGTGATCCTGTCGGCCGATCCGTCAAAGGACATCGCCAATTCCGACAACATCGAACAGGTGATGCTCGGCGGGCGGCTCTATGATGCAAAGACCATGAACGAGACCGGCACCGGCACGGCGGCACGCCATCCCTATTGGTGGGAAGCCGCGGGTGGCAAGGGCGCAGGCGGCTCGGCGGAAGCCACCGCTGCCGGACGCGGCCATGCCGACGGGGACGCGGGGTGACGGGTTGGCTGTAACTATCCCTCCAGCAGCGCGCGCAGGTCCTTCAGGGCCTTGGCGCGCAGCTGGTGGACGCGCGGCACGCTGACATCGAGCACGGCGGCGATTTCGGTGAGGTTCAGCTCCTCGACGAAGAACAGTTGCAGCACCAGTTTCAGCCGGTCGGGCAGTGCGATCATCGCCTTGAGCAGCCGCTCGCGGTCCTCGGCTGCGCACAGGGCCTCGAAGGGATCGGGATCGTCGCTGACGAAGGCGGTCGAGGTCTCGTCATATTCCTCGGTGATCGGGGTGATTGTCACGCCGGTGCTTTCGATGGCGAGCAGTTCGGCATCGTCCACCTCCAGCAGGCGGGCGAGCTCGGCGCGGCTCGGCTCGCGTCCTAGCTGCCCTCGCAGGGTCTCGGCGGCGCGTTCATAGGCGGCGCGTTTGCGGCGCGCGGTGCGGGTGTCGTGGGCGGCGCGGCGCACCTCGTCGAGCATCGCACCCCGCACGCGGATCTTGGCATAGGCGGCAAAGCCGTCCTCGGTCGGGCCTGTATGGCGCTGGGCGCATTCGGTGAGCGCAAGGATGCCGGCCTGCACCAGATCCTCGACCTCAAGGCCCTCCCGCCCGCTGCCATGGATGTGCCACGCGGCGCGGCGCACCAGTGGGAGAAAGCGGCGCACGCGGTCGGCCACTTCGGTGCGCGAGGGCGCATAGGGGCTGGCGACGGCGAATGACGTGTGATCGTGCTTCATCGCGCATGCTCCAGCGCGGGTG is drawn from Erythrobacter sp. and contains these coding sequences:
- a CDS encoding amidohydrolase family protein — encoded protein: MRYLAATLLAGAAVMASPVAAAPKGKDAKADESWSVEAPKGAVIKQVPISTEEGTWMDVDVSPDGQTLAFTLLGDIYTMPITGGTPTRISEGLSWDVQPRFSPDGTRIAFTSDRGGGDNIWVMNRDGSDKRQVTKEDFRLLNQPAWSPDGRYIAAKKHFTTERSAGTGEIWLYHVSGGGGVQVVERANERLQKELGEPVFAPDGSAIYYTRNTTGGNVFDYAQDSNAGIFAIERKDLATGEVTTAVSGYGGAVRPAPSPDGKQIAFVRRDKDQTQLWVKDLASGREAMVFGKLDLDVQETWAVTGVYPNIDWLPDSSAIIFWAGGKLNRVNRDGTGHAVIPFKVNDTRAVANAPHPVIEVAPETFTTTMPRFAMLSPDGASVVFETLGKLHTKSARGKDLPRPLTGDSADVIEAFPAFSRDGGALAYVRWSDDKLGEIVLADAQGQNRRVLVGPGHYGNLAFSPDGAMIAFEKREGGYLTSPDFSQDPGVYVMPVAGGEPRLVTRDGANPQWGAASDRLFMLGREDGGLALVSTDLNGEAKRVHAKGDLANDLRIAPDGRTIAFRQNYEVFAMPLVPGGKPVDVSESGGSLPVTKVSTGGADYLGWARGGETLFWSIGPSLQSANVSELFANAPKAEGDKTAAYTPPTTGIPLGVTVQKAKPTGTTVITGARVLTMRAGLAADDAGVIENGMIVIEGDRITGVHDATTVKIAFPEGTRFIDASGKTIMPGLVDAHAHGAYGVGDLIPQQNWTLLQDLALGVTTVHNPSSQASTVFAAAERQRAGLTTGPRIFSTGEIIYGAKAPDVYARIDSYEDALAHVRRIKAQGGISVKNYNQPRREQRQMVVRAAAAENMLVVAEGGSLFGMDMNIVADGNSTLEHNVPVDVFYNDVLQFFGQANTNYTPTLVVTYGGLAGDPYWRQATNVWENPLMVHTPPKMLLADTGRRTTAPDWAFVDDNNAREARKLAQRGVKVSIGAHGQQAGIGAHWELWSFARGGMSSVEALKAGTITSAQSLGMAKDIGSIEAGKLADLVILSADPSKDIANSDNIEQVMLGGRLYDAKTMNETGTGTAARHPYWWEAAGGKGAGGSAEATAAGRGHADGDAG
- a CDS encoding sigma-70 family RNA polymerase sigma factor: MKHDHTSFAVASPYAPSRTEVADRVRRFLPLVRRAAWHIHGSGREGLEVEDLVQAGILALTECAQRHTGPTEDGFAAYAKIRVRGAMLDEVRRAAHDTRTARRKRAAYERAAETLRGQLGREPSRAELARLLEVDDAELLAIESTGVTITPITEEYDETSTAFVSDDPDPFEALCAAEDRERLLKAMIALPDRLKLVLQLFFVEELNLTEIAAVLDVSVPRVHQLRAKALKDLRALLEG